From Caretta caretta isolate rCarCar2 chromosome 9, rCarCar1.hap1, whole genome shotgun sequence, one genomic window encodes:
- the LOC125643217 gene encoding uncharacterized protein LOC125643217, translating to MAGDPQCLRSASDTSWDSSPKSKIPPGPTMPGVADENSSRTSYHGMFRMYLDSPNHRGRENQALPKQTASTRNSKEQGARRLARGLRTRSHHCSPVTGALADPPFASSILEGYQTMNLAIHRETGAFLPSPGQPIPQELICKWTDSKGHHSRQACSRIFSTMYELVHHVTMEHVGGPEQPNHICDWEGCAREKKPFKAKYKLINHIRVHTGERPFLCPFPGCEKVFARAENLKIHKRIHTGEKPFVCEFAGCDRRFANSSDRKKHTHVHSRDKPYRCKAKGCEKSYTHPSSLRKHLKTHRSLEPAPSTATTKPRAAGQPPGAQEPGAGACQSLASPAACLTRCGPPRCQGRERDAPETERGGASHATSCSGREARRTPRPARPQLWRKVPSEGSRRSPSPLTVPAGLGKGWEPGHSRATGAAHSRPERSAPPSRRGLSEL from the exons ATGGCTGGAGATCCCCAGTGTCTCCGTTCTGCCTCTGACACCAGCTGGGACAGCTCGCCCAAAAGCAAGATCCCCCCAGGACCCACCATGCCCGGAGTTGCAGATGAGAATTCCTCCAGAACCTCGTACCATGGCATGTTCCGGATGTATCTAGACTCACCCAACCACAGGGGACGTGAAAACCAGGCTTTGCCAAAGCAGACAGCTAGCACCAGAAACTCTAAGGAGCAGGGGGCACGGAGGCTGGCAAGGGGTCTGAGAACCAGGTCCCACCATTGCAGCCCAGTAACTGGAGCTCTGGCTGATCCGCCCTTTGCCTCTTCGATTCTAGAAGGGTATCAAACGATGAATCTGGCAATCCACAGAGAGACCGGcgcttttctcccctcccctggacAGCCCATTCCACAAGAACTGATCTGCAAGTGGACTGACAGCAAAGGACACCACTCCAGGCAGGCTTGCTCGAGAATATTCAGCACCATGTATGAGCTAGTTCACCATGTCACCATGGAGCACGTCGGAGGACCAGAGCAGCCCAACCATATTTGTGACTGGGAGGGCTGCGCTAGGGAGAAAAAACCCTTTAAAGCCAAATACAAACTCATAAACCACATCAGAGTGCACACAGGCGAAAGGCCATTTCTATGCCCGTTTCCGGGGTGTGAGAAAGTGTTTGCAAGAGCTGAAAACCTGAAGATACATAAAAGAATCCACACAG GAGAGAAGCCGTTCGTGTGTGAATTCGCGGGGTGTGACAGGAGGTTTGCCAACAGCAGTGACAGGAAGAAGCACACCCACGTGCACTCGAGAGACAAGCCGTATCGCTGCAAAGCCAAAGGGTGCGAGAAATCCTAcacccaccccagctccctgcgcaAACACCTGAAAACGCACCGCAGCCTCGAGCCAGCCCCCTCCACCGCCACCACCAAGCCCCGGGCGGCCGGACAGCCCCCGGGGGCGCAGGAGCCGGGGGCTGGCGCCTGCCAGTCACTGGCCAGCCCCGCCGCTTGTCTAACCAGGTGTGGCCCCCCCAGGTgccaggggagagagagggacgCCCCGGAGACGGAAAGAGGGGGCGCCTCCCACGCAACCTCCTGCAGTGGGCGTGAGGCCAGACGGACCCCCCGGCCGGCTCGCCCCCAGCTCTGGCGCAAGGTGCCCTCCGAGGGCTCCCGCAGGTCCCCCAGCCCACTCACAGTCCCGGCCGGGCTGGgaaagggctgggagccagggcacaGCAGGGCCACGGGCGCTGCCCACAGCAGGCCCGAAAGAAGCGCTCCCCcctccaggagagggctcagtGAGCTCTGA